The stretch of DNA tacatgccacacaagtacctgccacacaagtgcctgccacacaagtacctgccacacacactacatgccacacacagtacctgccacacacagtacctgccacacacactacatgccacacaagtacctgccacacacaagTGCCTACCACACAAGTACATGCCAcacaagtacctgccacacacagtacctgccacacacagtacctgccacacaagtacctgccacacaagtacctgccacacacgtacctgccacacacagtaTCTGCCACACACAGTATCTGCCACacacagtacctgccacacacagtacctgccatacaagtacctgccacacaagtacctgccacacacagcacctgccacacacagtacctgccacacacactacatgccatacaagtacctgccacacaagtgcctgccacacaagtacctgccacacacagtacctgccacacacagtgCCTGCCATacacagtacctgccacacacagtacctgccacacacagtacctgccacacacagtacctgccacacacagtacctgccacacacagtgCCTGCCATacacagtacctgccacacacaagtacctgccacacacagtacctgccacacacagtgcctgccacacacaagtacctgccacacacagtacctgccacacaagtacctgccacacacagtacctgccacacacagtgCCTACCAcacaagtacctgccacacaagtacctgccacacaaaagtacttgccacacaagtacctgccacacacagtacctgccacacagtacctgccacacacaagtgcctgccacacacagtacctgccacacacagtacctgccacacacagtacctgccacacacagtatctgccacacacagtacctgccacacacagtacctgccacacaaGTACATGCCAcacaagtacctgccacacacaagTGCCTGCCAtacaagtacctgccacacacagtacctgccacacaagtacctgccacacacagtacctgccacacaagtacctgccacacacagtacCTACCAcacaagtacctgccacacacagtacctgccacacacagtacctgccacacacagtacCTACCAcacaagtacctgccacacaagtacctgccacacacagtacctgccacacacagtacctgccacacacaagTGCCTGCCACAAAcaagtgcctgccacacacagtacctgccacacacaagtacctgccacacacagtacctgccacacacagtacctgccacacacaagtacctgccacacacagtacctgccacacaagtacctgccacacacagtacCTACCAcacaagtacctgccacacaagtacctgccacacacaggtacctgccacacacaggtacctgccacacacagtacctgccacacacagtacctgccacacacagtacctgccacatacagtacctgccacacaagtacctgccacacacagtacctgccacacacagtacctgccacatacagtacctgccacacaagtacctgccacacacaggtacctgccacacacagtacctgccacacacagtacctgccacatacagtacctgccacacaagtacctgccacacacagtacCTACCAcacaagtacctgccacacaagtacctgccacacacagtacctgccacacaagtacctgccacacacaggtacctgccacacacaggtacctgccacacacagtacctgccacacacagtacctgccacacaagtacctgccacatacagtacctgccacacaagtacctgccacacacagtacctgccacacacaagtacctgccacacacaagtacatgccacacaagtacctgccacacaagtATCTGCTCAACAAATACCAGCTTTTCACCCCCTGACCTCATTTCCAAGGCTTCTCCACCTTATCTTACCCATACACTCCCAGGATCATACCCCAATTCTCACCCTTCTGAATTCTGACTCTGCCCAGTGAGACTTCATCCGGTATTGCCCATTGGCCTTATAACCTTTGAATCTCTACCACCCTTCCCAGCAGGCTCACAGCCACCACTATCATCACAATCTCTTGCTCCTTTCTGCCCACCTACCTGgagactcctctctctctctctctctctctctctctctctctctctcacacacacacacacacacacacacacacacacacacacatgcatgcacacacaccctgtgCCATGAGGCTTCCTTCCTCATGGATTCTAAATGCTCTCCCTCCAATCCCTTTTGGGCTCTCCCCAGTCAGCTTTATCTTCATGCTTGGAAATGGACACTGCACTCCTTGCCTCCTGCAAGAGGTGATGTACACCCTTACCCTGTGTCTCTCGGCTGTCACCCTTGCCTACTTCAGCATCTGTTACTAACCTGGCCATTCTCCTCTCCCCATGCTCTCTGCTGCTACCTCTCTCCTGCTGCttttcaaggctgacctctgTCCTCGGTGACCTGGTTCTATCAATCACCCTTCTGTCCTGCCGCACCCTCAATGCCCGGTCCTGTCCCACTCTTCCCTGAAGCTGCTCTTCTGTTTCCCACAcaggcccaggctgcccttgcaggtcctcagctcctctccctgcctgcctctttgAGTGGAAGCTCCCTGCTGCCAGCACCAGCCCTCCTTGGCTTGTGGCAGCGCCCATGTGGGAGCCTCCATGCCTGCACTCTCTCCTTTGGCTTCCAGGGGTTCACATAGCCACGTCCTCTTCTGCTGACCATGTCTTTTCAAGTCTTTTTCTGGGTCTTCTTCAGTCCCTGCCAGAGTCCCTGTGGGCCCAAtgtcccctgtcctcctcacctCACTCCCCTCCTTAGGACCCAGGCTCTCTGAGACCTAGTCCAGGAGACCCTTTGCCCAACTCATAATGTTAAGTGGATGGAAGACCCTTGTTCCTCCAGGCTTCTCTTGACTCCAGACTCAGGCCTTAAGCATTTCCCCAAGTCTCTACAAGGATGTCAACTAGACATTTCTGTGTGAAAATATCCTGACTAGCTTCCCAGGTGGCAGGCAGGAATTTGGGACTTCTTAGATACTCCCACTAAACATGACCTCCTACCAAGCAGCCAGTTATATCTGCTCCCACCATTTCTGGGGCCCCCACAAAGTCCAAAGCTCTCTGTCTGTCACAGCTGGCACAGTCTCCTCACTGCCTGCTGCTTCCTCTGGCCCAGAGCCATTCTCTAAAACAATCAATGGCCCCAGCCAGTTTGACTACCTAGCAGGAAGGCTGGTACCATTCTCCAACTCACTTGCAAAGCCAGTCATTGATGCCACGGTCGAAGTGCCTGTGGGTAGAGCACATGAGCATGAATTTGCCAGATGCAGAGCCTGGGGGCTTGGGGGATGAAGCCGAGGAAAGATGAGAGCCGGTGTCTTCACTCACGTTTCCCCGAAGACGTAGAGTGCAGTAatgcacttaggaggctgaggagggTCCAGGTGGTCCAGGCGTGCCACAGTGTTGACAACACCAAAGAGGACTGCTGCCTTCACCCAGTCATACACCAGGTTTGAATAGGCCAGGCCAGCTGGGGACAGGTGACATCACTCTGGGGATCTGTGCACTGGCCGCCCCATATCCTGAGCCTCACCTCCTCCATGGACAGGGAGGCTTGTTTCTGTCCCACACCTACCCCCATAGAGACACCTCCCTGGAGGTGTGTGCCAGGCCCCACTGACCCTGAAACCAGCCACACCCCTCAAATGGCACCTGCAGCTTGGGAGACTTTAGGGATGCAACAAATGTGAGTCCTTCACATTTCAAAGCCTTGTACGCCTGGGTGCTACGTGCTTGGGAGTATTTCCGGCGGTGGCCCTGCCACCATCCCACAGTGGGGACCCACCAAGAGCACTGTCTGGGAGGCGGCTGGCAAACTTAAGGTCACTGGGAATGGTGAGGATGTAGAAGAAGTGGAAGAAGATGTCCACAGCCACAATGGCTGCCGCGCTGAGTCCTGCCTGGGCCTGGATGCGCCACAGCTCCCCTTCTGGCCTCACTGGTTCCTGGTTCACCTGGAGGGGTAAAGCCCTGTCTGAGAGAGGAGCCACAAATGGCCTGAGGATGGGGTGCTCATGCTTGGGGAGTTATgtctgagacaggagcccttatcAGGAAAAGGAGACCCCGCCGTGAGTGTTCTGTGAGTCCACAGCGTTCCCCTTACCTGAGCGTGGAAGCGGTCAAAGGTCATGATGGgcccaaagaagaagaagggcaggTAGAAGTTGTACTTGAGCAGGTCAGCGAGGGAGTAGCGGCGGTCAGGGTGGGCACAGCTCTCCAGCGCAAAGCTGGTGCAGCGGAGCACGGTGAAGCCACTGCCCCCGTGGAACAGGACGTCTTGAAGATCAAAGGTACCTGTTGCAAACCCACTCTGGAAGGAGACAGCAAGCCTCTGGCTCACTAATGGGCCATGCTTCTGGGGAGAGCCCCTTACCAGCCTCCTGTAGGAGCTGGGCCTGATCCTGCCAGTTAATACGGCTTTAGCTCAGTAACACAACAGAGCAAGGGTCAGACTGGTGCAAGCAACCGCCTTGCTCAAAGGTTTGAAGACAGGTGGGAAATCGAAAAAGGGCTTGGGAATAGTCAAGAGGCAAGGCCTTTGGGGCCTTATTATCCTATCCCCTCCATCCTATGTACCTGCCAAGAGATCAGGGGGTCCATCTTgaaggaggccaggctggccagacCAAGGGCAAGGCACAGCCAGGGCTGGCCCAAGAGTGAGGCCACGTAGAGGCCCACACAGTGGCCGAGAAGTAGCAACAGGTACCATGGGCCCATTGTGCCCACCACAGCCAGGACTCCGTACACAGCATACATCCAGGAGCGGAGCTGTGGACACGAACAGGCCTCAGTTAACCTTCCTGGACCTTGGGGTGAATTTCCCATAGTCTCTGGGGGCTAAGAAGGGGCAAGCAGGAAGAGGCTAAGTACCCAAGACCAGCTCACCTGGGGGGCCACCATCGTGCAGAGTTTGGCAAACAGCACGTGTCCCGAGAGGGCAAAGACAATGATGTTTCGGAAGTTGGTGAACCACATCACCCACTCAAAGTCAGCCACATCCTGGACAACCCGAGTAGGAGGAAGTGAGGCACGGaagggcagtggggaggggagggtaagGAGCCCCTGCCCCATGTTCAGGTGTCTGTCCTCACCCTGAGGGAGGTGCCCGGGAACACAGGAGAAGGAATAGATGAGGGGCCCTAAGGAGGGGCCTGCTCCTCAAAGCCTTGTCCCTCTGCACTTGGCACATTGCTGATATTTTACCCCTTTGCCTCGTTCTGGAAGGCACTTGAGCACATTTTGTCCTAGAGGACCCATTTCCTAAATGAGCTTGAAGGTCCTGAAGTTCAAGGCAGAGCCCTCCTTGCCGTGAGGCATGAAAACTAGAGTAGAGACTGGGGAAAGATGTGGGGTGAGATGTGTCTGGGTATCTGAGAGGTGTGGGAAACCTACCATCTTCCGGCCCAGGTACTCCCAGCCAGGTCGCACAGACTCTCGGAAGGCCTTCCTGTGGGCTCCATCTGAGAACAAAGTGTGACCTCTGAGTAGAGGCCTCTCGTGTACATTCCCTGGGTCATCCCCGCCCCccagaggagaggggaaagggccTCAGAGCTATAGGGCTCTTGGGAAGAAAGTAGTGGCTGAGAGGGATGTGAGCTTTCAGGGCCTAGGACTGGGTGTTCTGCACATCTGGGTCTAGGTCAGACACTCTCTttatcctctcttctcctctgcgtccctgcccgtgtgtgtgtgtgtgtgtgtgtgtgtgtgtgtgtgcgcgcacctAAAATGGTGTTCAGGACTATgtccaaacccagggcctagagAATACTCAGGGTCTGGAGCCTCCAAGTTTCTGGTCCTGTTGGTCTGAACTAAGGCTTGTCAGGCCCCTGTCCCTGGACCCAGCTATCATTACCTTGCGATGCCTCCAGGAGGCCTCGGCCAGCGTGAGCCAGGGACCCGCTCAGCACCAGGGCGTAGAGGCCAAGCTCAGCTGCAGGCAGTGATGTCTTGACGCCCATGGCCtgcacaggacacagggaaagcGTGGGTGGGCCATCTCAGCCCCAGTCTTGCCTCATCTCGTGAACCCAcgcttctccttccttcctttgcagctgctgattctgtttccttggaAGGTTCCCCAAAGTCCAGACCTCACACAGCCCACCACCTTCTCTCCTTCACACCTCTCTGATGAACTTGTCCAAAACTGCTCCTCCCGACCTTGGGGGTCTTTCCCATgggggagaccctgtctctagtCCACCAGCCAGTTTTCTCATCTCTCAGTGAGCCTCCCTTAGCCCCAGCAAAGCCCTGCCCACAAAGTCCCTTCTTCCTGAGATCCTGTGACTTCCCCTAGCACAAGACCTCCAGCCTCACTCAGCTCCAGGCTCTGCCTGACCCCATTCCTCTACCAAGCCCCTGACCGGTAGTTTGTCTTATCCTGGCTCTCTGCCTGTGTTCACCCACTGTCCCTCCTGAAGTGCTGTGTAGtcttgctggctgctggctggagGCTGTGCTATTTGAGTACCTGGAGATGCCCGAGCTAGGCCAGGCAGGGTCAGGCAGGAACTGGGAGGGTGCTGGCTGCTGTCCAAGGTACTGACTGGTATCGGATGGCCAGGATGAGTCTAGTCTTCCTGCTACCCTGCTTGGCCATGCCTGGGGCCTGGGACACTACCTCAGCCCCTCCCACCCTCTTCACCCTGCAGTCTGCCCAGAGGTTGTGCAGGTTCAGACCTGGAACTGAGTGAAAGAGGAACACGATGCGATGCCCTTTTGGAGATGCCtagagtcacttctctcctcagCCCATGATCTTCCTTGGCCCTGCAATCAGGGCTCTGAGAGCCCACAGCTTGTTACACAGACAGAGGGTGTGGGCCAGAAAGGGGCAGGGACCTGGTGAAGCCATCCTGTGAGCTTCTCTAAAGGGCAGGTGCTCTTGGTGAGCCCCTCCCGAGTCCTGGTTCAGACCAGACCACTGCCGGCCCTGCTTGCCTCAGGCCCCGACCCTTCTGGCCAGCCTCTGCACTGTGGCTTGAGGGCTGAGACACCTCTTCTTCagtagggtgggggagggaagcctAGGATCAGGTTAGTGGAGCAGGAGAGTGAAACCGGAGCGGATGAGGGGAGCACAAAATAGCTGTGTCAGCTGCCTCCCACTCGCCACTTTCCAATTTTAGCTCCCCATGGCCGGTGGGGAGTGTCCCCAGTGAGGCCTCAGCAGACAGCTGGCCCCCAGCCTGGGGCCCCTCCTGATGGACCCCTGGACCTGTGCTGACTGTGGACCCAGGGTGCCCTGAGCCCAGCACTTGGTGCAGGTGCACCTGGAGTGAAGGCCACCTTGGGGCTCTTGGTCTAGGAGAAGGGCTCTGCGGTGGGACCCACAGGCCTCAAGGGCCCCAGAAGGGCTGCACGCCCAGCTTGCACTGACCTTGAAGAAGCTGCGAGGGACCCTGGCACACTGCCCACCTCGGGGCTCCGGGGTCCTGCGTCCGACTGAGAGTCTGTCCGGCTGGCTGAGCTGTGGGGCCACAGTGGGGTGTGTCCAGCTCTGGGGTCCCCACCCCCTAGAGGCCAGAGCGGTGAGTGGCGACAgcaagaggggaagggggaggaggaggtggcctTCCTGGAGTGGAGCAGACGTTTGTGGAGCAGAGCCCAGAGCTGCAGTGCTGTTGGCCACAGGGAGCCGCAGGGAGTGGCGGGGAGGAGGGACCGCTGATGGGAGAGGGAAAGGGTTTTTGGAGATACAGGCTCAGATAGGGACACCTGGGCCTCACCTGACCTCCTTCTCCTCGGGCCAGGAAAGCCTCTGCATCTCTTTGTGCTCTGTGCCAGGATCTCTTCTTCCAGGAAGCTCTCCAGGTTCTCTGCAGTAGTagtctgccccacccccactgcagTCCCCGGCACCCGTAAACTGTGTGTACAATCTTGCAAACTGTGAACTCCAGATGTCACCCCTACCTGTGACCTCTAGATTATCCAGGGCAGGCCCATCTAGTCCCCACTGTGTATCTTCATCCTGACGAGACCCTGGGACAGATAGGCATTGGTGcttagggggagggggagggctggCTTTTCTGATAGAATTGGAACTGGCAAGGACCATGGTGCTGAGAGGCTCCTATATCCCAGCCTTGTGCTCACACCGAGTTGTTGGGTGGATGAGTGCCATCCTGGAATGGATAGTGTCCTCTTAATGGCAGGCAAGAAACCCTAATGTAGCATCCCTAAGTAACTGACGTGCCTGCTGGGCAGGGCCCCTGGAGAAGCCCAATCTTGAGTCTTCCCCTGGGATGAGATCCCCACAGTTGGGGGAGCTAGATGTGTGGGTCCTGTCTACACAGGCCTGCTCTTGTGCACTAGGGCTTGAGGAAAGGTCGGGGAGCTTTGTGGCTCCCATCCTCAGCTAAGCTGAGGATGTACAGGGAGAAAGAGGTGTCTTCACCCAGCAGGGGCCTGTATAAACTCTGGGAAGTTAGGTCACAAGCTTCCTCCCAGGAATTCAGACACACGGGCCCAGAGGACACAGCTGGGAGGCTCCACACACCCTCTCCTGAGCCCAACTCAGAAGCCAAGACGCTGACTGCAGTGGAGGAGCAGCCTGAGGATGTGACTGCGGTCCTGATGCTAGGGGATGAGAGCaccaaaggaagaggagaggtagGGCCAGACTCTGGCTGTCTGGGCAGGCGTGGGTGACACCAGGGTAGCATGTTGTGGCACAATCAATGGCTATCATGGATAGTAAATAATAGTCAGGATGCATgcagagaaattatttttaatgtcccCACAATCCACAAGGACCACCGCCAGCAGgtagaagagaaaactgaggaATAAGGTGGACAGTGGTTAGGGTCACCTCCAGAAACTTCTGGAAGAGACTGCATCATGGTGAGAACTTGGTCCATCCACCCCAGCCAGGTGAGACCACCGTGGGTGGGCCATGCACTTGGTGTGTTGTATAGCAGTCTCCTCTGAGATGGAACATTCCATTCTTCAGGGAGGCTCCTTACACCGAGGAAGCGAACAACTCAGAAGCTTCAGCAAGTCCTTGAAGCTGACCACACAACACTaggtccctccctccccaacttaTGAAAACAGTAAGGGCTGCGGAGACACCCTCAAAACCACCAGGATGCCTGTGAGGGACactccaacctgctgagctgcctgcaggctgtgcagtgtgctccagagTCCCAGCTTCTGTGGGCTGTCACCATGCTGGGGTGGGATTTGGCAATGCAGCTGTttgtgagtcatttctgctcctgtaagtgacccctcacttTGGTCCGTTCCCTATCTGGAATGAGTAGACATCTCCCCAGGAAGTGTTACACAACATGGTGCCCCCAGGAGAGGCCAAGAGGTGCTGCAGGGTTGAAGGCACTGCTTTGGGTCTCCAATTTTTATTTAAGTGGGTACACTATGCATGGGCTCTCTGTGCTCCTGGGGATCCAGTGACTCCACCCATGTGCACAATGCATTGCCCATAGAGGCGCTAGGGAGCCAGATGTGGAAGCAGGGCCCATCCTGCAGAGGCACACTCCTGGTGACCCTGATACTGCAGCATGTAGGGGTGTGGCTTGTGGAAAGGCAGAGGGGTGGAGACTAGGTGAGTGCCTCCACCTGTGCCAGGGGCTGTAGGGTGGGACACTGGCCCAACAAACAAGGGACAGGAAGCTCATTGGGCTTAGACCCACAGGACTGAGAACTACTTCCTGATAGTTCAAGGGACCCTGGGAAAGTTATGGAGAGGGACCCCGATTTTACCATACCTCAGGGGCTCTTCAACTCAGCCTTTTGTGTGCTGCTTCTTAAGGTAAAAGTGTAGGCCAAGTGTCCTGGATGTGCATGATCATGTGTGCTGGGTGGCATCTGGGTGTAATACAGTAATATGCACACTGTGGAATGTGAGCATGATGTGAGCCATGTATATATGGAGGCTCAGGGATGGCAGAAAAGACTGCACGTGGCAAGGTTCACTGGCATGTGGAGGGGGTGACAGGAAACTGCCCTATGCTGAGAGCCAGCTGTTGGCGCACTGGGACTCAAGGATGTGAGACAGGGTGCTTTTGGGCACTCTGCTGGAGACCACCCTGTCCTGGACAGTGGAGTTTGTTGGGTCAGCCAGACCAAGCTTGCAACCTTGTTCAGCTGCTATGTCCCAGAGGCCCCTAGGGACAGTGGCCTGACCACTTCCATGATGAACTGGATGTGCCcatcagagcaggaacctgagcTTCAGACCCATGGCACCTTCCTGGGGGTGGCCAGGGGCCCTCTCCAAGGTCTCCAGTTTCTTTGCTCTTTACTCTTCCAAGGCACCTGTGCCCCTCCCTTCTTACCTGGCCCACCTGCTGAGGGATGGAGTGATCATTCTCAGGGGCCACAGGGACAGGTTGTACCCAGGGAGGCATTAATGCAGACAGACCAAGCTGCCCTCTTCCCCACCTGACTTAGCTGAGTGAGCCCTCAAGACCCAAGTCCTTCATCCCTtgacacccccaccttcccccagtgcTTCTGTCTGCTCCCCCGGCCCCTTTACCTAAAAGCTCTGCTGGGTTGGGAGCATGCCTGTCTACAGCCTTCTCTCTACCTGCCCCATCACAACTTCCTCCCCACATCCCTCTGACCCGGTCCATCTCACCTCAGGCCTTCCCAGGCCTAGCAAGGCAATGACTACTTGATGTTGTGTACACCAACCCATTGGGAGCCTGTCGCCCCATCTGGCCTGGGAATTCTTGGTGCCCAGGGAGCAACTCTGCCTCACCTCAGCACCTGAGGATGCTGCTCAGGAAGTGTGTGTTGAGGAACAGGGAGACTGCAAAGAGTGAGCCTGACTGAGTGCTGACTGTGTGCTGGTTGATGCTCTACACACACTTCAGTTCTACCTCAGTGAGTGCTGAAGGAGCTACAGTGAAGGACACTGGGAATCTGTCCACCTCAGACAGCAGAGGTGGGGGATGGCACCTGGCACAAAGCTCCAAGCAAATTGTTCAAGGTTGCCTGGGGCTTTTATAAACTATACACACTGGCCTTTAAATCCAGTACCTGCAGGAGCTTGCATGTTTTAGGACTGCCTATGCAATCCAACCTCTGTAAGATGCCAGCTCACCCCACAGGGTACAAATGGGACTCACTATAGCACCTGGTGGCAGGATTTGGCCCCTCTCATGCTTTCATAGGCATGGGATGAAACCAGTCCACGGACTCTAGTCCTTGCACGGAAGTCATCAGCTAGCTGTCTTATCTTATCAATGGCCCTCTGAACAAGGTTTCTAGCTACtgttccatttcacagatgaagacaTGGAGGTTGTCAGGTGGGATGCAGACCTGCCTGGCTCCCAGCTAAGGCTCAGGCTGCACAAGCTAGGGCTCCTTTCTTCAGCTCAGACCAGGCTAGGGGTCACAACAGACCGCTGCAGTAGCCAGACAGGGTCCGGTCCTACCTGCGCTTCCCTGCATGCCTCTGAGG from Onychomys torridus chromosome 7, mOncTor1.1, whole genome shotgun sequence encodes:
- the Hhatl gene encoding protein-cysteine N-palmitoyltransferase HHAT-like protein isoform X2, coding for MGVKTSLPAAELGLYALVLSGSLAHAGRGLLEASQDGAHRKAFRESVRPGWEYLGRKMDVADFEWVMWFTNFRNIIVFALSGHVLFAKLCTMVAPQLRSWMYAVYGVLAVVGTMGPWYLLLLLGHCVGLYVASLLGQPWLCLALGLASLASFKMDPLISWQSGFATGTFDLQDVLFHGGSGFTVLRCTSFALESCAHPDRRYSLADLLKYNFYLPFFFFGPIMTFDRFHAQVNQEPVRPEGELWRIQAQAGLSAAAIVAVDIFFHFFYILTIPSDLKFASRLPDSALAGLAYSNLVYDWVKAAVLFGVVNTVARLDHLDPPQPPKCITALYVFGETHFDRGINDWLCKYVYDHIGGDHSAVIPELAASMATFVITTLWLGPCDIVYLWSVLNCFGLNFELWVQKLAECGPLAQIEARLSEQMSRRVRALCGAVNFWAIIMYNLVSLNSLEFTELVARRLILTGFPQTTLATLFVTYCGVQLVKERERTLALEEEQRKDKEKLE
- the Hhatl gene encoding protein-cysteine N-palmitoyltransferase HHAT-like protein isoform X1, which codes for MGVKTSLPAAELGLYALVLSGSLAHAGRGLLEASQDGAHRKAFRESVRPGWEYLGRKMDVADFEWVMWFTNFRNIIVFALSGHVLFAKLCTMVAPQLRSWMYAVYGVLAVVGTMGPWYLLLLLGHCVGLYVASLLGQPWLCLALGLASLASFKMDPLISWQSGFATGTFDLQDVLFHGGSGFTVLRCTSFALESCAHPDRRYSLADLLKYNFYLPFFFFGPIMTFDRFHAQVNQEPVRPEGELWRIQAQAGLSAAAIVAVDIFFHFFYILTIPSDLKFASRLPDSALAGLAYSNLVYDWVKAAVLFGVVNTVARLDHLDPPQPPKCITALYVFGETHFDRGINDWLCKYVYDHIGGDHSAVIPELAASMATFVITTLWLGPCDIVYLWSVLNCFGLNFELWVQKLAECGPLAQIEQARLSEQMSRRVRALCGAVNFWAIIMYNLVSLNSLEFTELVARRLILTGFPQTTLATLFVTYCGVQLVKERERTLALEEEQRKDKEKLE